Proteins encoded together in one Deltaproteobacteria bacterium window:
- a CDS encoding pyridoxal-phosphate dependent enzyme, with translation MISLFKRYPLLAFRLLRLTFGKFPTPVEKLSGLCRRLGRDNLYIKRDDLSSLTYGGNKVRKLEFLLADALKRGAVRVITSGGAGSNHALATALYGKQVGLKAVLLLYNQPNAQSIRDNLLMNLYNGAEIFHHDTYQEHLQALEETVRRYEAADGRAPYIIPLGGSSPIGTIGYVNAGFELAEQIDAGILPLPSRIYLALGTMGTAAGLLLGLKAAGIRTHVHAVRVVPDYVADMDKCRILFRQTNELLQKLDPSFPLYTLGPEELTIYQEYFGEKYGLYTAEALATALLLRESDGIILDGTYTGKACAAFVADARSGSDEPILFWNTKNSLPFPPEALAADYCLLPVSFHRYFTDPVQPLDKKL, from the coding sequence ATGATCTCCCTGTTTAAACGATATCCACTCCTTGCTTTTCGATTACTCCGGCTTACTTTCGGTAAATTCCCGACGCCGGTGGAGAAGCTTTCGGGTCTCTGCCGCCGTTTAGGCAGAGATAACCTGTACATCAAGCGCGATGACCTAAGCAGCCTCACCTATGGCGGCAATAAGGTAAGAAAGTTGGAGTTTCTGCTGGCGGATGCGCTGAAGCGTGGTGCAGTGAGGGTCATTACATCGGGCGGAGCCGGGTCGAATCATGCCCTTGCTACAGCGCTCTATGGGAAGCAAGTAGGGTTGAAAGCCGTGCTCCTGCTTTATAATCAGCCTAATGCCCAATCAATTCGGGACAATCTGCTTATGAATCTTTACAATGGCGCCGAGATCTTTCACCATGACACCTACCAGGAGCATCTGCAAGCACTTGAGGAGACAGTACGGCGCTACGAGGCGGCTGACGGTAGGGCGCCCTATATCATACCGCTCGGCGGTTCTTCACCGATAGGAACGATTGGTTACGTCAATGCCGGCTTTGAACTGGCCGAACAGATCGACGCAGGTATACTTCCCCTCCCTTCCCGGATATACCTTGCCCTGGGGACCATGGGAACGGCCGCCGGATTGCTGCTTGGATTAAAGGCCGCCGGGATCAGGACGCATGTACATGCCGTGCGCGTTGTACCTGACTATGTGGCAGATATGGATAAGTGCCGCATTCTGTTTCGCCAAACCAACGAGCTCCTTCAGAAACTGGACCCATCGTTCCCCTTGTATACACTAGGGCCTGAGGAACTTACGATTTACCAAGAATACTTCGGCGAAAAATATGGCCTGTATACAGCAGAGGCCTTGGCCACTGCGTTGCTTCTCCGGGAAAGCGATGGAATCATCCTCGACGGCACCTATACGGGGAAGGCATGCGCTGCTTTTGTTGCAGATGCGCGCAGCGGCAGCGACGAACCCATACTTTTCTGGAATACAAAAAACTCCCTGCCATTCCCGCCTGAGGCGCTCGCGGCAGACTACTGCCTCCTGCCTGTGTCATTCCATCGCTACTTCACCGACCCGGTGCAGCCGCTCGATAAAAAACTGTAA
- a CDS encoding NAD-dependent deacetylase, producing the protein MMLKKNLKNAANILNNAYAILISAGAGIGIDSGLPDFRGNEGFWRAYPPLAKLGKSFVEMANPEWFYRNPKLAWAFYGHRLNLYRSTLPHTGYAQLLDIARQKPGGYFVFTSNVDGQFQKAGYDDSRIEECHGSIHHFQCVQQCSDDIWEGSEFTVTIDEEVFEAMEPLPLCRNCGGTARPNILMFGDWSWNAQRTDIQRDRLRRWLQEVSAQRLPVAIVEIGAGNAVATVRNLSEQVATNHNATLIRINPRDYAVPHERHISLPLGAAEAVKAITEIMEGKL; encoded by the coding sequence ATGATGCTGAAAAAAAATTTAAAAAATGCTGCAAATATACTGAATAATGCCTATGCGATTCTGATTTCTGCCGGAGCGGGGATTGGTATTGATTCAGGACTGCCGGACTTCAGAGGCAATGAAGGATTCTGGAGGGCTTATCCTCCTCTAGCGAAGTTAGGTAAATCCTTTGTGGAGATGGCAAATCCTGAATGGTTTTACCGCAACCCCAAACTGGCATGGGCATTTTACGGACACCGTCTCAACCTTTACCGGAGTACCTTACCTCACACCGGTTATGCACAATTGCTCGACATTGCGCGACAGAAACCGGGGGGATATTTTGTCTTTACATCCAACGTGGACGGACAGTTTCAGAAGGCCGGATACGACGATAGCCGGATCGAAGAGTGTCATGGCTCCATTCATCATTTTCAGTGCGTTCAGCAATGCAGCGATGACATATGGGAGGGGAGTGAATTTACGGTTACCATTGACGAAGAAGTTTTTGAGGCCATGGAACCTCTTCCCCTCTGTAGAAACTGCGGCGGGACGGCCCGGCCCAATATCCTGATGTTCGGTGACTGGTCGTGGAATGCACAGCGAACAGATATTCAGAGGGACAGACTCCGCAGATGGCTCCAGGAAGTTTCTGCCCAAAGGTTACCTGTTGCGATTGTTGAGATCGGCGCAGGGAACGCCGTTGCAACGGTTCGTAATTTATCAGAACAGGTGGCGACAAATCATAACGCCACTTTGATACGAATAAATCCCCGTGATTACGCGGTTCCCCATGAAAGGCATATATCCTTACCGTTAGGCGCAGCGGAAGCAGTAAAAGCTATTACTGAGATTATGGAAGGGAAATTATGA
- a CDS encoding succinate dehydrogenase/fumarate reductase iron-sulfur subunit, with amino-acid sequence MNLTLFVWRQKGPKDAGKLEQHLAKDVSPDMSFLEMLDEVNEHLIKEGKEPIAFDHDCREAICGVCSQVINGVPHGPQEKTTVCQLHMRQFKDGDTIYIEPWRAKAFPLVKDLIVDRSALDRIIQAGGYTSAHTGGAAEASAILIPKGDADVAMDAAECIGCGACVAACPNGSAMLFTAAKVTQLAMLPQGRAEAARRVCLMTEQMIKEGFGNCTNHYECQAACPKGIKVAFIAKLNREFIKAQMP; translated from the coding sequence ATGAATCTAACACTTTTTGTATGGCGCCAGAAGGGCCCAAAGGATGCAGGAAAGCTTGAACAGCACCTTGCAAAGGACGTCAGCCCCGATATGTCATTCCTCGAGATGCTCGATGAAGTCAACGAACATCTGATCAAAGAGGGCAAGGAGCCGATAGCCTTTGACCATGATTGCCGCGAAGCGATTTGCGGGGTATGTTCACAGGTCATCAACGGTGTCCCTCACGGACCCCAGGAGAAGACCACGGTCTGTCAGCTCCACATGAGGCAGTTCAAGGATGGCGACACCATCTATATAGAACCCTGGAGGGCCAAGGCATTCCCTCTTGTAAAAGACCTGATCGTTGACCGCAGCGCCCTGGATCGCATCATTCAGGCAGGCGGCTATACATCTGCCCATACCGGGGGAGCTGCCGAGGCAAGTGCGATACTCATACCCAAAGGCGATGCCGATGTGGCTATGGACGCAGCAGAATGTATCGGATGCGGAGCCTGCGTCGCAGCGTGTCCCAACGGGTCGGCGATGCTGTTTACCGCCGCGAAGGTCACGCAGCTTGCGATGCTTCCCCAGGGTCGGGCAGAGGCCGCGCGACGTGTATGTCTGATGACGGAACAAATGATCAAGGAAGGTTTCGGCAACTGCACGAACCATTATGAATGCCAGGCCGCATGTCCGAAAGGAATCAAGGTTGCATTCATCGCCAAGCTGAACAGGGAGTTCATCAAGGCCCAAATGCCGTAG